A genomic region of Branchiostoma lanceolatum isolate klBraLanc5 chromosome 4, klBraLanc5.hap2, whole genome shotgun sequence contains the following coding sequences:
- the LOC136434179 gene encoding uncharacterized protein, with the protein MASDPLAGPSGGNKEEEDQLSGDVMDWMSSHQLLILSAVGTGVAFYAARKYFGGGVCYSKARLDGKTAIVTGSNTGLGKETARDLARRGARVILACRDVTKAEAAAEDIRNTTGNGNVVVLKLDLSSLASVREFAAGINEREDRLDILINNAGIMMCPQWKTKDGFEMQFGTNHLGHFLLTNLLLDLLKKSGPGSRVVTVSSTGHRWGEIHFDDINLENGYEPMKAYGQSKLANILFIRELAKRLEGTGVTCYAVHPGGVRSDLSRYMPEAHGRWLALVQPIVQLAMYVIGKSPEQGAQTSLHCALQEGLESKSGLYFSDCAPIDPSPAGQDDEVAKRLWEVSEEMVGLKQPIDQGFVLPYRHTNNMAESGGEMETLQSRLVLFSGILAGVAGVVLVRKFCGGGVCRSNARLDGKTVVITGANTGIGKETARDIAKRGARVILACRDLTKAEAAAAEIRHDTGNGNVVIEKLDLASLKSVREFALKVNAKESRLDILINNAGIMSCPQWKTKDDFEMQFGTNHLGHFLLTNLLLDKLKKSAPSRVVNVSSNAHQQGTINFDDISLEKTYSPWSAYGRSKLANILFTRELDRKLKGTGVTAYSLHPGVISTELSRHMDAAFGLGFTLFRPVLWVSLLLFGKRVQQGAQTTIHCAVSEGLEEFSGEYFSDCTPKEPTKEAQDDDTARRLWELSEEMVGLK; encoded by the exons ATGGCATCAGACCCCCTCGCGGGGCCATCTGGGGgtaacaaagaagaagaagaccaacTAAGTGGTGACGTCATGGATTGGATGTCCTCCCACCAACTTCTTATCCTCTCAGCTGTAGGGACAG GAGTGGCCTTTTATGCTGCCCGGAAGTACTTTGGCGGGGGCGTGTGTTACAGCAAGGCAAGGCTGGACGGGAAGACAGCCATCGTCACAGGCTCAAATACTGGACTGGGCAAGGAGACAGCACGGGATCTGGCCAGGAGAG GTGCCCGGGTGATCCTTGCCTGTAGAGATGTGACCAAAGCTGAGGCTGCTGCGGAGGACATACGTAATACTACCGGAAACGGAAATGTCGTAGTGCTGAAGTTAGATCTGTCATCTCTGGCCTCTGTCCGTGAGTTTGCTGCCGGAATCAATGAGAGGGAAGACCGACTGGACATTCTCATCAACAATGCAG GAATCATGATGTGCCCACAATGGAAGACGAAGGACGGTTTTGAGATGCAGTTCGGCACGAACCACCTGGGTCACTTCCTCCTCACCAACCTGCTGCTGGACCTGCTGAAGAAGTCCGGGCCGGGAAGCCGCGTCGTGACTGTATCATCCACGGGACATCGGTGGGGGGAGATTCATTTCGACGACATCAACTTGGAAAATGGGTACGAACCCATGAAGGCGTATGGTCAGAGCAAACTGGCCAACATCCTCTTCATCCGTGAACTAGCAAAGAGACTGGAAG GAACAGGAGTGACGTGTTATGCCGTCCACCCGGGCGGCGTGCGATCGGACCTGTCCCGGTACATGCCTGAAGCCCATGGACGCTGGCTGGCCCTGGTGCAGCCCATAGTCCAACTAGCCATGTACGTCATCGGGAAAAGTCCCGAGCAGGGTGCACAGACCTCCCTCCACTGTGCACTTCAGGAGGGCCTGGAGTCCAAGTCTGGTCTGTACTTCAG TGACTGTGCGCCAATAGACCCGAGTCCAGCAGGCCAGGACGACGAGGTGGCCAAGAGGCTGTGGGAGGTCAGCGAGGAGATGGTGGGACTCAAACA ACCTATCGATCAGGGATTCGTTTTACCGTACCGTCACACGAACAACATGGCGGAGAGCGGTGGTGAAATGGAAACGCTACAATCGCGGCTCGTCTTATTTTCAGGGATTCTTGCAGGAG TGGCTGGAGTGGTGCTTGTCAGGAAGTTCTGCGGCGGAGGTGTGTGCCGCAGTAACGCACGACTGGACGGGAAAACTGTCGTCATCACCGGGGCGAACACGGGTATCGGCAAGGAGACGGCACGGGACATCGCCAAGAGAG GTGCCCGAGTGATCCTCGCCTGTAGGGACCTGACCAAAGCTGAGGCTGCTGCTGCAGAGATTCGCCATGACACCGGAAACGGAAATGTCGTCATAGAGAAGCTGGACCTAGCCTCTCTGAAGTCTGTCCGAGAGTTCGCGCTCAAAGTCAACGCCAAGGAATCTCGACTGGACATTCTCATCAACAATGCTG GAATCATGTCCTGTCCGCAATGGAAGACAAAAGACGATTTTGAGATGCAGTTCGGCACGAACCACCTGGGTCACTTTCTCCTCACCAACCTGCTGCTGGACAAACTCAAGAAGTCAGCGCCAAGTCGGGTCGTTAACGTCTCCTCCAATGCTCACCAGCAGGGGACAATCAACTTTGATGACATCAGCTTGGAGAAGACGTACAGTCCATGGAGTGCCTATGGACGGAGCAAGCTGGCCAACATACTGTTTACAAGAGAGCTGGATCGAAAGTTGAAAG GGACGGGAGTGACGGCCTACAGTCTACACCCAGGCGTCATCAGCACCGAACTGTCGCGCCACATGGATGCGGCCTTTGGTTTGGGGTTCACCCTGTTCCGGCCTGTCCTCTGGGTTTCTTTGCTCCTGTTTGGGAAGAGAGTCCAACAGGGCGCCCAAACCACCATCCACTGTGCGGTGTCGGAGGGCCTGGAAGAGTTTTCCGGAGAATACTTTTC GGACTGCACTCCGAAAGAGCCAACCAAGGAGGCCCAGGATGACGACACTGCTAGGAGACTCTGGGAGCTTAGCGAAGAAATGGTCGGACTGAAGTGA
- the LOC136432644 gene encoding retinol dehydrogenase 12-like, with protein sequence MAASPGGVVETLQACPAVVIGVVLGVAGVVLIRKFCGGGVCRSNARLDGKTVVITGANTGIGKETARDIAKRGARVILACRDLTKAEAAAAEIRHDTGNGNVVIEKLDLASLKSVREFAARVNAKESRLDILINNAGIMTCPQWKTKDGFEMQFGTNHLGHFLLTNLLLDLLKKSAPSRVVNVSSLAHTGGHIHFDDINLERSYNPIKAYCQSKLANVLFTKELDRKLQGTGVTTYSLHPGSIPSELQRHLDASYGWLYFFLKPLFIAGLWFFGKTRQQGAQTSIHCAVSEGLETSSGQYFTDCAPTEPIPEAKDEAVAKKLWELSEKMVGLK encoded by the exons atggcggcgagtCCTGGTGGTGTGGTGGAAACTCTGCAGGCGTGCCCTGCTGTAGTTATCGGAGTAGTTCTGGGAG TGGCCGGAGTGGTGCTTATCAGGAAGTTCTGCGGCGGAGGTGTGTGCCGCAGTAACGCACGACTGGACGGGAAAACAGTCGTCATCACCGGGGCGAACACGGGCATCGGCAAGGAGACGGCACGGGACATCGCCAAGAGAG GTGCCCGAGTGATCCTCGCCTGTAGGGACCTGACCAAAGCTGAGGCAGCTGCTGCAGAGATTCGCCATGACACCGGAAACGGAAATGTCGTCATAGAGAAGCTGGACTTGGCCTCCCTGAAGTCAGTCCGAGAGTTCGCAGCCAGAGTCAACGCCAAGGAGTCTCGACTGGACATCCTCATCAACAATGCTG GAATCATGACTTGTccgcagtggaagacgaaggaCGGTTTTGAGATGCAGTTCGGCACGAACCACCTGGGTCACTTCCTCCTCACCAACCTGCTGCTGGACCTGCTGAAGAAGTCCGCGCCCAGCCGGGTCGTTAACGTGTCCTCTTTGGCTCACACGGGGGGTCATATCCACTTCGATGACATCAACTTGGAGAGGAGTTATAATCCCATTAAAGCATATTGTCAGAGCAAGCTGGCCAACGTGCTGTTTACCAAAGAACTGGATCGAAAACTGCAAG GGACTGGAGTGACGACGTACTCGCTCCACCCGGGCAGCATTCCGTCGGAACTACAGCGTCACCTGGATGCCTCCTACGGCTGGCTGTATTTCTTTCTCAAACCCCTCTTCATCGCCGGCCTGTGGTTCTTTGGGAAGACTCGTCAACAGGGCGCCCAGACCTCCATTCACTGCGCAGTCTCAGAAGGTCTGGAGACTTCTTCTGGACAGTACTTCAC GGACTGCGCTCCGACAGAGCCGATCCCGGAAGCCAAGGACGAAGCAGTTGCAAAAAAACTCTGGGAGCTCAGCGAGAAAATGGTCGGACTGAAgtaa